In one window of Anaeromyxobacter diazotrophicus DNA:
- a CDS encoding HNH endonuclease, whose translation ASLFQYLERELRLTSSAAARRMTAAALVQRFPAVVEPLRDGRVCMSVVYELSKALTPENASEVLPRFYGLSKREAEALVAELRPVANPPRREVVTALARTTPPLRASAPAEARTASPVPERTSPVKSERVQQGEATDLFSAPARPRDEVVPLDADLRRYHLTVSKAFLAKLDAAKDALSHAIPDGDTEAVLSAALDLLLEKTDRRRGLVKRPRPAPQKPSADPRHVPAAVAREVWKRDGGRCSFRLPDGSVCGSTKRLELDHIRPVALGGRSTADNLRVACWDHNSLHAVQVFGREHMDQFRKDADRSAPSTAAGGSTSGACGEGAEAAGSTRTQRRRGTGS comes from the coding sequence CGCCTCGCTCTTCCAGTACCTCGAGCGCGAGCTCCGGCTCACGAGCAGCGCCGCCGCCCGGCGCATGACGGCCGCCGCGCTCGTCCAGCGCTTCCCCGCCGTCGTGGAGCCGCTCCGCGATGGGCGCGTGTGCATGTCGGTCGTCTACGAGCTCTCGAAGGCGCTCACCCCTGAGAACGCGAGCGAGGTGCTGCCGCGCTTCTACGGGCTCTCGAAGCGCGAGGCGGAGGCGCTCGTCGCCGAGCTGAGGCCGGTCGCGAATCCGCCGCGGCGCGAGGTGGTCACGGCGCTCGCGCGCACCACGCCGCCACTGCGCGCGAGCGCGCCCGCGGAGGCGCGGACCGCCTCGCCTGTACCCGAACGGACTTCGCCGGTGAAGTCCGAAAGGGTACAGCAGGGCGAGGCGACCGACCTCTTCTCCGCGCCGGCTCGCCCGCGCGACGAGGTGGTGCCCCTCGACGCTGACCTCCGCCGCTACCACCTCACCGTCTCGAAGGCGTTCCTCGCCAAGCTCGACGCCGCCAAGGACGCGCTCTCCCACGCCATCCCCGACGGCGACACCGAGGCGGTGCTCTCCGCCGCGCTCGACCTCCTCCTCGAGAAGACCGACCGCCGGCGCGGCCTCGTGAAGCGGCCGCGGCCGGCGCCTCAGAAGCCCTCCGCTGACCCGCGCCACGTCCCGGCGGCGGTCGCGCGGGAGGTGTGGAAGCGGGACGGCGGCCGCTGCAGCTTCCGCCTGCCGGACGGGAGCGTCTGCGGCTCGACGAAGCGACTCGAGCTCGACCACATCCGCCCGGTGGCGCTCGGTGGGCGCAGCACCGCCGACAACCTGAGAGTGGCTTGCTGGGATCACAACTCCCTGCACGCTGTGCAAGTCTTCGGCAGGGAGCACATGGACCAGTTCCGGAAGGACGCGGACCGAAGCGCTCCATCCACCGCCGCTGGCGGAAGCACTTCTGGGGCGTGCGGAGAGGGCGCTGAGGCCGCTGGCTCGACGCGGACGCAGCGACGACGCGGTACCGGATCGTGA